DNA from Musa acuminata AAA Group cultivar baxijiao chromosome BXJ1-5, Cavendish_Baxijiao_AAA, whole genome shotgun sequence:
TGATTGGATTCAACCATGGAATATGTTCCTCCAGGTTAATATGCCTTGCATTCCTTGGACACTCCAGTTTCGTCACTGAGATCCTGGACCTTGTTGTTTGAGACGCAACACAGCTGGATCCGTTCCAGACCAATGGGCACAAGCCACGACTACTCCCTGCACATGGCTGCAAGAACCACCTAATTCCTCCATCCTTCTCGCTGTCATCTGCCCACTTTTTCGTCCATGGTTGGCTGTTCAAGTCACAACACGGTACCAGCAGTGGTCCTCTTCGTCTATGATATTATTTGTTTCCTAGCACACGGGGAATATTTGATATTTACTGCCCTTGGCACCCTCGGTTTTGTTTTGCTTCTGTGAGAATTCATCCATAATTTCCTAAATAAAAGCATTTTCGATATCATTAATACTCGAAGAGTAGCAGCTTCGTGTCTTGGTAGTGTAACCTGTGGAGGAGTCCTGCTTGACCTACGACTTTTTGTCGGATAGATGAGCTAATATGGACAAGAGTGGGCCCAAGTAATGCCAGTGATTTAGACGTAGTAACTCACATTTCCTTGGTCATCAGCGTCGTACAAAGTTTAGTTGCAAGACAGCGAGGAACAACACTAATGCATGAATGCTATTCTCGTCCATGGCTGAAGCAGTCAGAATCGATCGCCTGGAATAGTTTTCTCTGGGATCGCGTTCAACTTCCATGTGACTGTGATGGTTTGAGGTCATGGAGAATGGGCGGGCCTCTCGACCGGCCCAACTCGAACGATAACCACAGCTTTAATCTAAACCATTCAATTCCAGCAATTTCCTGATTGCCAAGCCCTCTGCCGTCCGTTTCAGGGATGGCACCCATCAGAGGGTCCACGGTCGTTCGTACGTGGTTACATCCACGTCAATCGTGTATTCGGTGGTCCACACGGCATTTCAGTGTAGCGATGCGGTTCACATGACTCGTCCGGGACAGGAAACATGGTCTTCCACCCAATAGAATTCGGGCGGTTTCGACGTTCGCCTGCCGACACGAGCTCCTCGTCGCGTGGTGATTCTTCACCGCTCTTCCCTGTCTTTGACGTCTCCGGCTTTCTTCATCTCGAAGGCCACAATAAATGGAGATAATTCCCGGCGATTGAAGCATTTTAGTATTAATTTCTCCCAAAGCAAGTAACAAACGGTCCCGTTTCCTTCCGCCCTCTGTTTCTCTCGtgatgcttctctctctctctcggtctctGGTACTCTTGCTCATCTCCATGGTGCTCCCTCACCGCCGAATGgcctccttttctcaaatccaccgCAAAAGGCTGCCACTTTTTGTCGCTTCTTTAGCAAATTGATCTCGTTTTCTTCCCCCTTCCGCGCTCAAGCTTGCAATGCCGCTTCTCGCGCTTCTTGTCCTGGCCCTTGTCGCCGGCTCCTACGACCAGTCGGTGCCGGTGCGGACAGTCCGGTCCGAGCCGACGCAGGACCGCGAGGCGCTGCTGGCCTTCGTGGCCGCGGTCCCCCACGAGCCGCGCCTTCGGTGGAACGTCAATACTTCGGCCTGCGACTGGGCAGGCGTGGCTTGCGACTCCGGCCGTGCTGCCGTGGTGTCCCTCCGGCTTCCCGGCGTTGGCCTCGTGGGTCCCCTCCCCGCCGGCACTCTCGGCCGCCTCTCCGCCCTACGTGTCCTCTCCCTCCGCTCCAACCGCCTCTCCGGCACCATCCCTGCCGACTTCGCCCTCCTCGCCCACCTACGCAGCCTCTACCTCCAGGACAACCTCTTATCCGGTAGCATCCCGGCTACGCTGGCCGGGTTGATCCGCCTCGTCCGCCTGGACCTCTCTGCCAATAACCTCACCGGTCCGATCCCCTTCGCCGTGAACAACCTCACCCGCCTCACAGGACTCTTCCTTGAGAACAACAACCTCTCCGGCAGCCTCCCTAGCATCGGCATCGCCTCCCTCGTCGACTTCAATGTCTCCTACAACGAGCTCAACGGCTCTGTCCCTACGTCTCTCGAGCGATTCCCAGCCTCCTCCTTCGCCGGCAACCTGGATCTCTGTGGCGGCCCGTTGCCTCCATGCAAACCCTTCTTCCGGTCTCCGGCTGCATCCCCGATGCCTGTGGAGGGCCCGGTCGAGGAGTCATCCAAGAAGCTCTCGACGGCAGCGATCATCGCGATCGCCGTGGCGTCCATTACCGGGCTGCTGCTGTTGATGCTACTGCTGCTAGTGATTTGTGTGCTgctccggaggaggaggaggacgaagaggCGCACCAAGGATATGACGGCGAAGGGGTTGGAATCGTCGGCTGTGGCAGCGGCGGTGGGGAGGTCGGGGGACACGGGGATGACCTCGTCGTCGAAGGAGGAGATTAGCGGCAGCGGAACCGGGGTGGAGGCGGAGCGAAACCGGCTGGTGTTCGTGGGTATCAGCGGCGGGTACAGCTTCGACCTGGAGGACTTGCTGCGGGCGTCGGCGGAGGTGCTGGGGAAAGGGAGCACGGGCACGTCGTACAAGGCGGTGCTCGAGGAGGGCACCACCGTGGTGGTGAAGCGCCTCAAGGACGTGGCCGCTGCCAAGCCGGAGTTCGAGTCCCACATGCATTCTCTGGGCAACGTGGAGCACGCCAACCTGCTAACCCCGCGCGCCTACTACTATTCCAAGGACGAGAAGCTCCTCGTCCTCGACTACCTCCCATCCGGCAgcctctcctccctcctccacGGTCAGTACACAGCTCCAGATATATCCCAATTGTTCTTTCTCCACTGCCCTgctctcattctctctctctctctctctctctctctctctctctctctctctctctctctctcttgaattCATCATTTTCTCTTCATTTTTCTGTCTCATAGTAGATTTAGTGGAGTCATTATTTGTTGGAGCAATCCCTACTTTCTGCCGCAAATCAATTTGGAAATTTAGAAAAGGAAAACCCAGAAACGATGGACCATTTAGTACGTAGAAATAGCAAGTAAAGCAGTGGTGTCGCGTTTGCTTTCGCTCCCTGCATCGGAAGGTACGTACTGAGGTGTGCCGCACAGCAATTGGCAGCGAAGGGAAGAGGGAGGTGAATCGAGCGAGGCGAGTTTCCGCGCTGTCCTCTGCGCAATGACACGACTGTGTTGATGTGGATGTGACGACCCTCGTTCACTATTCACTGTGCCCGAGAATCCTCACGCCTTCACGGTCGGTGGCAAGTTACAATCCTCCGGTGGTCCGACTGATGAGAAGAATAACATGCTCGACACAAGAAACGTTCCATGAATTCTGTAGCTATGTGCTGCCTAATAGCGTGAGTTTTATGACTTTAGATACTTGAATCGATGCTTGATCTGTTATTTCTTTTCATATCTCTGACCCCAAAGTTAGTTAACGAGTGCACTGTGACGCGCGTTATGGCTCACTAGCTTTAAGCGATACCCAGTGGATGGCTAATGAATGAAATCAGGGCACCAACTTTTCAGTCATCTTCCATTGGCGATACATCGAGAGGGGGTCCACAACAAGTGGTCTACAGCTGTTGGTGAGTTTGCAGTGGGTCTACATAGTACAGAAGTCAATGATTTGGGCTCTTTTGGCCAGCATTGGTCAACAGGAACAAGTCAAGCAGCAGGAAATGATTTGTATATTACTTAATTAGTTGTATATTAGCTACGGTGATTTTTCTAACATACCTATCTCTAGCAGAACATATATTCCAGCTGTTAATATATTGAATTTGTCATTATTTCTATTGTAGATATAGTTAAATAACTTTTGCATTCATTATTGTGGATAACAGGGAACCGAGGAGGGGGTCGGACGCCGCTGGACTGGGAGAGCCGGATGCGAGTCGCCCTCGCGGCCGGCCGCGGCCTCGCTCATCTCCACACGGCCGCGCGCATCGTCCACGGCAACATCAAGGCATCCAACGTCCTCCTCCGCGCCAACGATCTCGACTCCGCCGCCCTCTCCGACTACGCCCTTCACCCACTCTTCAACCCCGCCGCTCCCCGCCACCGCCTCGCCGGCTACCGTGCCCCGGAGGTGCTCGAGACGCGGCGGCCCACCTTCAAGTCCGACGTTTACAGCTTCGGTGTGCTCCTATTGGAGCTCCTGACCGGGAAGGCGCCCAACCAGGCGTCGCTGGGCGAGGAGGGGATCGACCTGCCGCGATGGGTGCATTCGGTGGTGAGGGAGGAGTGGACGGAGGAGGTGTTCGACGTGGACCTCATGCGGTATCCCaacacggaggaggaggagatggtgcaGATCCTGCAGGTCGCGATGGCCTGCGTCGCCACCGTGCCGGACGCCCGGCCCGACTTCCCTGAGGTCATCCGCATGATGGAGGAGATCGTCAATCGGACGGAGGGCGACGAGGGTCTCCGGAGTTCCCCGGCGGGTCCAGCCAAGGGCGGCGACGTTGGAGGGGCTGCCACACCGACGGCCGCCGTGCCTTGAAGAACTGTCATCAGCAACGTGGCAGAGCAAACGAATTTGTGCATTATCTAAAGTTTATTTAGCAACGtttgtatttttctttctttaattttgTCTCTCTCGCTGATTAGAGAGTCACGTCCAGATTTAATTATCTCGAGGATCGATCACGCGTTTCATGGGTAATCAATGGCCCATCACGGCCACGGATCGCTCGGCTCGACCCCTGTGGGCTGTGAGTTGAGGCACCGCGTAGAGGAGCCTAACCCACCGGCACTGGGCCAACGCTTCCGCTCGTTCCAGGTCTCAAGGACCATTATGGATCAGCTCCACTGCATCTCTACCGTCCGATCAAATCAGAAAGTTTGAGGGAGGCGGCAATCATGGAGGAGTATGCAGTATCCTGTTTGTAACGTAACGTCATGCAACACAAATGCCTCGGTGGCAGCGGTGGCTGCCTCTTGTCATTACCGCCAACTCAGTAATTGTCTAATATTTGTGTGTACATATTAATCCCTCTAATCTaataaatgttaaaatttttgaTTCTTTATGTCTCGTTGCTTTTTTTATTTACATGATATAAAAGGAACGAATTTTGTATATGAATACATACAAACAATCGTAACACGGAGTGGAATTAAAtagaaattaaaatcaaataaaacatgaagatttacgtgaaaaattTCTATAAATCTACAAGATAagttagaaaaaaattattataaaaataataaatatataaatcttaaagTCTCTTTCTTAAAACCCAAACAACAATCATAAGAAAATAACTGGATATAAGgattacatcactatatataatatccaaaatcactcaagtaatcacagtaagaatctattatagatttgattaacCTGAGATGAGGATATTGTTTGAATAATTAAAAATAGTTTCTCTATGTTATCCTTGTCTCTTCCAtttccttctcttgtttttctgctctTTCCTACTACTTCTTTCTCACAACCACCGCTGCCCCCTTTTTTCTTTCCCTGGCCACCACAACACTTAGTTAAAAAGGGTTAGGATTTTAAATTAAATGAGAAAGGGTTAACGATAAAGTGGGCTATGGGTAATTAAAGGCCACTATGGGTTGAACTCACGGGCTAtcaacccaacaacctccccatTTAGCCTATAAGGGAGGCTGTTTCATTACTTCTTAACGTGAAACTATGTCAATCAACTGTCCGCATATCTCCTGCCTTTTTTTTGGcaaggtctttgtcaacatgtctgctctattattatctgcatgaatttTTTGAAGTTGTAACTGtttctcttcaagtacatttcgaatccagtaatatctgatatttatatgctttgatttggaatgaaaagttgggttcttacacaaatgaatggtgctctggctgtcacaattcactacatagtttttctattttaaaccaaaatcttataagaattttttcatccataatatttttttgcaaacctctgtagcagcaatatattttgCCTCTAtgatggagagagcaatacacttttgtgatatgaattgctatgatatagctccccctacaaaggtAAGTATAAAACATGATGTGGATttccttgtatctatatctcttgatatatttgcatctgtgtaacctatcaacacaAGTGGTCTACCTCTAAAACTCAAACAAgctttagagctccctttgagatatctaaatatttaCTTCATTGTTGTTCGGTGCTTTTTGCtaagatttgcaagaaatctgctagttacACCTACTTCATATGTTATGTCCGATCTTGTAaatatcattgcatacattaaacatcTAACTATTCAAGCATATAgaaccttttgtattttctcttTCTCTCATTACTTGATGAATTTTATtctaagcacaacttgaagtgacttgtAAAAGGAGAACCAATTGGCTTTATATTTCTTATACTGAACCTTTCAAATACCTTATCGATATATTTCTCTTGtgacaataaaatatttttatttttcctattaCGAAAAATccacatgcctagtatttgctttgctggctccATGTTTTTCATTGTAAATGATTCACTTAGTTTTTTCTTCAACTTGtcaatttttaatatatctttcccaaggataaacatatccttaacataaagtaagagaataataaaattttcaccaaaccatttgatacacacacaatgatctgaagtcgttcttttgtatccattttcagttataaatgaatcaaactttttatatcattgttgaattctttcttatcaactcctcactcaacaaactacttgttacttgactcagaaTGATAACATCATCTGGCACAAAATTATCGAGAGAAACCACCGGTGCCTTCTAACTTTCTGgcaatgaattgagaagtaacaatgcataCAACTC
Protein-coding regions in this window:
- the LOC135673430 gene encoding probable inactive receptor kinase At2g26730, which produces MPLLALLVLALVAGSYDQSVPVRTVRSEPTQDREALLAFVAAVPHEPRLRWNVNTSACDWAGVACDSGRAAVVSLRLPGVGLVGPLPAGTLGRLSALRVLSLRSNRLSGTIPADFALLAHLRSLYLQDNLLSGSIPATLAGLIRLVRLDLSANNLTGPIPFAVNNLTRLTGLFLENNNLSGSLPSIGIASLVDFNVSYNELNGSVPTSLERFPASSFAGNLDLCGGPLPPCKPFFRSPAASPMPVEGPVEESSKKLSTAAIIAIAVASITGLLLLMLLLLVICVLLRRRRRTKRRTKDMTAKGLESSAVAAAVGRSGDTGMTSSSKEEISGSGTGVEAERNRLVFVGISGGYSFDLEDLLRASAEVLGKGSTGTSYKAVLEEGTTVVVKRLKDVAAAKPEFESHMHSLGNVEHANLLTPRAYYYSKDEKLLVLDYLPSGSLSSLLHGNRGGGRTPLDWESRMRVALAAGRGLAHLHTAARIVHGNIKASNVLLRANDLDSAALSDYALHPLFNPAAPRHRLAGYRAPEVLETRRPTFKSDVYSFGVLLLELLTGKAPNQASLGEEGIDLPRWVHSVVREEWTEEVFDVDLMRYPNTEEEEMVQILQVAMACVATVPDARPDFPEVIRMMEEIVNRTEGDEGLRSSPAGPAKGGDVGGAATPTAAVP